One genomic segment of Brevibacillus laterosporus LMG 15441 includes these proteins:
- a CDS encoding M3 family oligoendopeptidase, translated as MLQNLKPVWDLDSIFPGGSESKEFAAFLDKLKEQTSSLTADLKALEAPTSLEQLKKLEAIVARFEQVRSDWMQASSFVSCLEAQNVHDGKAHFLRDRVTQLGAANQETGTLFDQYILEVPEELWKQFLALDSMKPIAFILDERRQLGAAKLPTEQEILAGNLAVDGYHAWSQLYDVIVGRMHIPSEKDGKIENLSVGQAFNLLSDTDPTVRKQMFANWKQAWSENEDLCAKALNHLSGFRLALYKERKWDDFLKEPVEICRMSEKTLNVMWEVVEKNRERLVPYLKRKKELLGIDSLSFYDWTAPLPGSTSKMSYDEAAQFITEQFEKFSPKMAEFATMAFEKHWIEAEDRPGKRPGGFCTDLQSSKETRIFMTFDGSMSSTSTLAHELGHSYHTYVMKDLPELAKDYAMNVAETASTFAELIVKDAALKNAKSDAERISMIDDKLGDAVSFFMDIFTRFTFEKKFYEQRKNGMLSAEEMNQLMEEAQKFAFAGALDEYFPNFWSAKLHFYISDVPFYNFPYTFGYMLSAGLFAQAQKEGASFEEKYIDFLKDTGRMTVEDLAKAHLHVDLTQPDFWQSAVDAALANIDEFMTLTEKKA; from the coding sequence ATGCTACAAAATCTTAAACCCGTATGGGACTTAGATAGCATCTTTCCTGGAGGAAGCGAATCAAAGGAATTTGCTGCATTCTTGGATAAATTAAAGGAACAAACGTCTTCTTTAACGGCTGATTTAAAAGCGTTAGAAGCTCCTACATCGCTAGAGCAGCTAAAAAAATTAGAAGCGATTGTAGCACGTTTTGAACAAGTACGCTCTGATTGGATGCAGGCAAGTTCATTCGTCTCCTGCCTTGAGGCACAGAATGTACATGATGGAAAAGCTCATTTCCTACGTGACCGTGTAACACAATTAGGAGCGGCAAATCAAGAAACAGGAACATTGTTTGATCAGTACATTTTAGAAGTGCCTGAGGAGCTTTGGAAGCAATTCCTAGCGTTAGATAGTATGAAACCAATTGCTTTTATTCTAGATGAGCGCCGTCAATTAGGGGCAGCTAAGCTTCCTACTGAGCAAGAGATTTTGGCAGGAAACTTAGCAGTAGATGGGTATCATGCATGGTCGCAGTTATATGACGTGATCGTTGGACGCATGCATATCCCAAGTGAGAAAGATGGGAAAATTGAGAATTTATCAGTTGGGCAAGCCTTTAACCTGCTATCTGATACTGATCCTACAGTTCGCAAGCAGATGTTTGCCAATTGGAAGCAAGCTTGGTCTGAAAATGAAGACCTATGCGCAAAAGCATTGAATCATTTAAGTGGTTTCCGTTTAGCCTTATATAAAGAGCGTAAATGGGATGACTTTTTGAAAGAGCCGGTCGAGATTTGTCGTATGAGTGAGAAGACGCTGAATGTCATGTGGGAGGTTGTAGAGAAGAATCGTGAGCGCCTCGTTCCTTATTTAAAACGGAAAAAGGAATTACTTGGCATCGATTCTCTGTCTTTCTACGATTGGACGGCACCATTGCCTGGCAGTACCAGCAAAATGAGCTATGATGAAGCAGCCCAATTCATTACAGAGCAGTTTGAGAAATTTAGTCCAAAAATGGCTGAATTCGCAACAATGGCTTTTGAAAAACATTGGATTGAAGCTGAGGATCGTCCTGGTAAGCGACCAGGTGGCTTCTGCACCGATTTACAGTCCAGCAAAGAAACGCGTATTTTCATGACGTTTGACGGTAGTATGTCTAGCACCTCTACACTAGCTCATGAATTGGGACATTCCTATCACACGTATGTAATGAAGGATTTGCCTGAGCTGGCGAAGGATTATGCCATGAACGTTGCCGAAACAGCTTCCACCTTTGCAGAATTAATCGTGAAGGATGCTGCCTTAAAAAATGCCAAATCTGATGCAGAACGTATTTCCATGATCGATGATAAGCTTGGTGATGCCGTTTCCTTCTTTATGGATATCTTTACTCGCTTTACATTTGAGAAGAAATTCTACGAACAACGCAAGAATGGAATGCTAAGTGCGGAAGAAATGAATCAACTAATGGAAGAAGCGCAGAAGTTCGCATTTGCGGGAGCTTTAGACGAATACTTCCCTAACTTCTGGTCCGCTAAGCTTCACTTCTATATTAGTGATGTTCCGTTCTATAACTTCCCATACACATTCGGATACATGTTAAGTGCTGGTTTGTTTGCGCAGGCACAAAAAGAAGGGGCTTCCTTTGAGGAAAAATATATTGACTTCTTAAAAGACACAGGTCGCATGACAGTAGAAGATCTGGCGAAGGCTCATCTACATGTAGATTTGACACAACCAGATTTCTGGCAAAGTGCTGTAGATGCTGCTTTGGCAAACATTGATGAATTTATGACGCTTACAGAGAAAAAAGCGTAA
- a CDS encoding aminoacyl-histidine dipeptidase has translation MAKTLQEVLQHPVFHYFAEISKIPRGSGNEQAISTYLLDFAAQHGLDATRDEALNVVIRKPASAGYEALPTIILQGHMDMVCEKNQGTVHNFLTDPIQLRVVDNMLYATETTLGADNGIAVAYMLALLADTTLMHPALEALITTEEESSMGGAMHFDFNQLKGSILLNIDSEEEGRLLVSCAGGVTARQRLEIEWADADDQSTAFRLSVHGLQGGHSGAEIHKGRGNANKLLGRVLHGLQQVIPYQLQHVQGGMKTNAIPREAEAILYIKKEEIEKAKQLVGDLQERFVTELRASDPEVCVKLTEAQGKEKRVFSTQTCEHVLASLMLTPNGAQSISQEIEGLVESSTNLGVIRTDDTYIYLENEVRSSVASLKGAIVKQLEMLASLTGSELITDSDYPEWAYRPDSVIREICEQVYGKMNGQKPEITAVHAGLECGVFAEKNPNLDMISFGPNIYGAHTPQEHVEIDSVTRIWEYLVEILAAMKEAERFAS, from the coding sequence ATGGCTAAAACACTCCAGGAAGTTTTACAGCATCCCGTATTTCATTATTTTGCAGAAATATCAAAAATTCCAAGGGGATCAGGCAATGAACAAGCAATCAGTACCTATCTATTAGATTTTGCGGCACAGCATGGATTAGATGCTACACGGGATGAGGCATTAAATGTAGTGATTCGCAAGCCAGCTTCCGCAGGTTATGAGGCATTGCCCACCATTATTTTACAAGGGCATATGGATATGGTTTGTGAAAAAAATCAAGGAACCGTACATAATTTTCTAACAGATCCCATTCAGCTACGGGTAGTGGACAATATGCTATATGCTACGGAGACCACATTAGGTGCAGATAACGGTATAGCCGTAGCTTACATGCTTGCTCTGCTAGCTGATACGACTCTCATGCATCCTGCCCTAGAAGCACTTATAACCACCGAGGAGGAGTCATCAATGGGTGGGGCTATGCATTTTGATTTTAATCAATTAAAGGGCTCCATTCTGCTTAATATTGATTCGGAAGAAGAAGGACGTTTGCTGGTAAGCTGTGCAGGTGGTGTCACGGCGAGACAACGACTTGAAATAGAATGGGCTGACGCCGATGACCAAAGTACCGCATTTCGATTGTCTGTACATGGATTACAAGGAGGGCATTCAGGGGCTGAGATTCATAAGGGTCGCGGCAATGCTAATAAACTGCTAGGTCGTGTGCTGCATGGTCTTCAGCAAGTGATTCCTTATCAGCTCCAACATGTGCAAGGTGGAATGAAAACCAATGCGATTCCCCGAGAGGCAGAGGCCATTTTGTATATAAAAAAGGAAGAAATAGAAAAAGCAAAGCAGCTAGTGGGCGATCTTCAAGAACGATTTGTTACAGAATTACGGGCAAGTGATCCAGAGGTTTGTGTCAAACTCACAGAAGCACAAGGGAAAGAAAAGCGTGTATTTTCTACCCAGACATGTGAACATGTACTTGCCTCTCTGATGCTCACACCAAATGGAGCTCAAAGCATTAGCCAAGAAATCGAAGGACTCGTAGAAAGCTCCACGAATTTAGGTGTTATACGAACAGATGACACTTACATTTATTTGGAAAATGAGGTAAGAAGCTCTGTGGCTAGCTTAAAGGGAGCTATTGTGAAACAGCTGGAAATGCTCGCCTCCTTAACAGGCTCTGAGCTTATCACCGATTCCGATTACCCAGAGTGGGCATACCGCCCGGATTCTGTGATTCGGGAGATTTGTGAGCAGGTATATGGAAAGATGAATGGTCAAAAACCAGAAATTACGGCGGTTCATGCTGGCTTAGAATGCGGTGTATTTGCAGAGAAAAATCCCAACCTAGATATGATCTCTTTTGGGCCAAATATTTATGGGGCACATACCCCACAAGAGCATGTTGAAATTGATTCAGTGACTCGCATTTGGGAATATCTAGTAGAAATTCTGGCTGCAATGAAAGAGGCCGAGCGTTTCGCTTCATAG
- a CDS encoding sigma-54 interaction domain-containing protein produces the protein MDKADTDKWMGRILEQIVHYSHEHLLITDGDGVVRLVGPTCEAIYGKKQQELLGRNVRELEEAKIFSPSATRLVLESGEAQTMMQETIYKQKLMVSAFPIWNTPDELEGVVSFSHDLTEILELKRRYENLTQQLKQFENEIEELREKNSGSDQVVAVSPAMKEIYRLVEKVAGVDSTVLILGESGVGKNVIAREIHQRSRRSHGELVEINCGSIPDGLLESELFGYEAGSFTGAAKAGKMGIIERANQGTLFLDELGELPLSLQAKLLKVIQEKRLQRIGSTTYREVDFRLIAATNRDLEEMVRNGTFRQDLYFRLHVIPLRIPPLRERKEDIAAHLKWTLRSLNDRYGLQKRLSSQATQVLLQYEWPGNVRELENVLERIVVIADEDTLTAEHLPAEISSLRLPAILSGEHSLPPTVPLKEAVERLEKSMLEQAANICQTTVEMAQMLGISQPSVVRKVKKYQIKRFKNE, from the coding sequence ATGGACAAGGCAGACACGGACAAATGGATGGGTCGTATTTTAGAACAGATCGTCCACTATTCGCATGAGCACCTGCTTATTACCGATGGAGATGGTGTAGTTCGGCTAGTTGGGCCTACGTGCGAAGCTATTTATGGTAAAAAGCAACAGGAATTACTTGGACGAAATGTAAGGGAATTGGAGGAAGCTAAAATTTTTTCTCCGTCCGCTACTCGTTTGGTTCTGGAATCAGGGGAAGCCCAGACAATGATGCAGGAGACGATTTATAAGCAAAAGCTGATGGTGTCTGCCTTTCCCATTTGGAATACGCCTGATGAATTGGAAGGTGTAGTTAGTTTTTCACATGATTTGACTGAGATTCTTGAATTAAAACGCCGCTATGAAAATCTAACACAGCAATTGAAGCAATTCGAAAATGAGATTGAGGAACTGCGTGAGAAAAATAGTGGTTCCGATCAAGTTGTAGCAGTTAGCCCAGCTATGAAAGAAATTTATCGTTTAGTAGAAAAAGTAGCGGGGGTAGATTCAACGGTTCTTATTTTAGGGGAATCAGGCGTGGGGAAAAACGTTATCGCCCGGGAAATACATCAGAGAAGCCGTCGTTCACACGGAGAATTGGTGGAAATTAATTGCGGGTCAATACCCGATGGACTACTAGAGTCTGAGCTATTTGGTTATGAGGCAGGTTCTTTTACGGGAGCTGCTAAAGCCGGGAAGATGGGGATAATCGAACGGGCTAATCAGGGAACCCTATTCCTAGATGAATTGGGAGAGCTACCCTTGTCCTTACAAGCCAAGCTGTTAAAAGTCATTCAGGAAAAGCGGCTACAGCGTATCGGAAGCACTACGTATCGAGAGGTGGATTTTCGCCTAATTGCGGCTACGAATCGAGATTTGGAGGAAATGGTCAGGAATGGGACGTTCCGCCAAGACCTGTACTTTCGCTTACATGTGATTCCGTTACGAATACCACCTTTACGTGAGCGAAAGGAAGATATCGCTGCCCATTTGAAATGGACCTTACGTTCTTTAAATGATCGGTACGGGCTACAAAAGCGACTTTCCTCTCAAGCGACCCAAGTACTCCTGCAATATGAATGGCCGGGTAATGTTCGAGAGCTTGAGAACGTTTTAGAAAGAATAGTTGTCATTGCTGACGAGGATACGCTAACAGCCGAACATCTACCAGCTGAAATCAGTTCGTTACGTCTTCCTGCAATTCTCTCAGGTGAACATTCCTTACCTCCAACTGTTCCCCTGAAAGAAGCTGTGGAGAGATTAGAGAAAAGTATGCTAGAACAGGCAGCTAACATTTGCCAGACAACGGTAGAAATGGCACAGATGTTAGGAATCAGTCAGCCTTCTGTAGTGAGGAAGGTAAAAAAGTATCAGATAAAACGATTCAAAAATGAATAA
- the gabT gene encoding 4-aminobutyrate--2-oxoglutarate transaminase: MATTRCVSINTSIPGPKSMELIEKRKTYVPKGVGNNSPIFVEKADGALVHDVDGNVLLDFAGAIGTLNVGHRPEEVVEAIKAQLDKYIHTCFHVAMYEPYLALAEKLAEITPGSFEKKTILLNSGAEAVENAVKIARKYTGRSGIVSFTRGFHGRTLLGMSLTSKVKPYKFQMGPFAPAIYKAMFPYPLHRPVGMTEEEYAEFCVGKFEDFLYTEVAPEELAAVIMEPVQGEGGFIVPHQRFVQGIYNICRKHNILFIADEVQTGFGRTGEMFASTHFGIEPDLITMSKSLAAGLPISAVLGRAEIMDAPAPGEIGGTYGGSPLGCVAALAVIEKIEKEHLVERSRQIGEQIMENFTALQQEVPIIAEVRGLGAMCAIELIHPSTKQPMKEFTAIYTKALCEQGVIVLSAGVHGNVLRFLTPLVITDEQLQEGLSIMNRLLVSMYQSTVATEVK; this comes from the coding sequence ATGGCAACTACTAGATGCGTATCCATAAACACCAGCATTCCTGGACCAAAATCAATGGAGCTGATTGAGAAGCGAAAGACCTATGTACCTAAAGGTGTAGGTAATAATTCTCCTATTTTTGTAGAAAAGGCAGATGGGGCATTGGTTCATGATGTAGATGGTAACGTGTTGCTTGATTTTGCAGGCGCAATTGGAACATTGAATGTAGGGCACCGCCCGGAGGAAGTCGTTGAAGCCATCAAAGCCCAGTTAGATAAATACATTCATACATGCTTTCATGTAGCGATGTATGAGCCCTATCTTGCTCTTGCTGAAAAATTGGCAGAAATCACTCCAGGCTCTTTTGAGAAAAAAACAATTTTATTGAACAGTGGGGCAGAGGCAGTTGAGAATGCCGTAAAAATTGCTCGTAAATATACAGGCAGATCAGGTATCGTTTCATTTACACGCGGATTTCATGGGCGAACATTGCTCGGCATGTCTCTTACCAGTAAAGTGAAGCCATACAAATTCCAAATGGGTCCGTTCGCACCAGCTATCTATAAAGCGATGTTTCCCTATCCCCTACATCGTCCAGTTGGTATGACAGAAGAGGAGTATGCTGAGTTCTGTGTTGGAAAATTTGAGGATTTCCTGTACACAGAAGTAGCCCCAGAAGAATTGGCTGCAGTAATTATGGAGCCGGTACAAGGCGAAGGTGGCTTTATAGTTCCACATCAAAGATTCGTGCAAGGCATATATAACATCTGCCGCAAGCATAACATTTTATTTATTGCCGATGAGGTACAAACAGGCTTTGGGCGCACCGGTGAGATGTTTGCCTCCACGCATTTTGGTATTGAGCCAGATTTGATTACTATGTCTAAGTCTCTTGCGGCTGGTTTACCTATCAGTGCAGTTCTCGGACGTGCGGAAATTATGGACGCACCTGCGCCTGGAGAAATTGGCGGAACCTATGGAGGAAGTCCGCTTGGATGCGTGGCCGCCCTAGCTGTTATTGAGAAGATAGAAAAAGAACATCTAGTAGAACGATCTCGCCAGATTGGTGAACAAATCATGGAGAATTTTACTGCCTTACAACAAGAGGTGCCGATTATCGCAGAAGTTCGCGGGTTAGGGGCAATGTGTGCCATTGAACTTATTCATCCTTCGACCAAGCAGCCGATGAAAGAATTTACGGCTATTTATACAAAAGCCTTATGTGAACAAGGTGTCATTGTGCTATCAGCAGGTGTACATGGGAATGTGTTACGCTTTTTGACACCACTTGTTATTACTGATGAGCAATTGCAAGAAGGTCTAAGCATAATGAACCGTCTTTTAGTCAGCATGTATCAATCAACAGTAGCGACGGAGGTAAAATAA
- a CDS encoding aldehyde dehydrogenase family protein — MKKHLYINGTWKEAKEYQALTSPFSKEVIAQIGQADRDDVEEAIEAAKQATAIMAKMPAHQRATILEKAAAIMENRKEELARLLALEAAKPLKTGRAELARTIQTYKFAASEARSIHGETVPLDAAPGGEGRLAFTVRKPIGVVGAITPFNFPYNLVAHKVGPAIAAGNTVVLKPAGQTPLASLVLAEIFEEAGLPAGALNVLPGKGSVVGEALVTDPRIAAITFTGSPEVGISLKGKAGLKRVTLELGSNAALIINDDVELTQELIDRCTFGAFTFAGQVCISVQRIFVHESKFADFVEKMKLAAEKMVVGDPLDEATDLSSLIAPKEIDRMEEWVSQAQSLGANVVTGGKRLAERLYAPTILTDVPTHAKVSCQEVFGPLVMITPFSTLDEAIAMVNDSRYGLQAGIYTNNIHAAMKAAEELEVGGVMINDFPTFRVDNMPYGGVKESGFGREGIKYAVEEMTELKLISIKL; from the coding sequence ATGAAGAAGCATTTATATATCAACGGTACTTGGAAGGAAGCAAAGGAATACCAAGCACTTACATCACCATTTTCGAAAGAAGTCATTGCACAGATTGGTCAGGCTGATCGAGATGATGTAGAGGAAGCGATTGAGGCGGCAAAGCAGGCAACTGCGATTATGGCGAAAATGCCTGCCCACCAAAGAGCTACCATTCTGGAAAAAGCAGCGGCGATTATGGAAAATCGCAAGGAAGAATTAGCTCGACTCCTAGCATTAGAAGCGGCTAAACCATTGAAGACTGGTCGAGCAGAACTAGCCCGTACCATTCAAACCTATAAATTTGCTGCGTCAGAAGCCCGGAGTATTCACGGTGAAACCGTTCCGTTAGATGCCGCTCCTGGCGGAGAAGGCCGACTTGCTTTTACTGTACGCAAGCCAATCGGGGTTGTAGGGGCAATTACTCCATTTAATTTCCCATATAATCTCGTAGCACATAAAGTAGGCCCAGCTATTGCTGCCGGTAATACAGTCGTTTTAAAACCTGCTGGGCAAACTCCACTCGCCTCCTTGGTATTGGCTGAGATTTTTGAAGAAGCAGGTTTACCAGCAGGGGCACTTAATGTGTTGCCAGGGAAAGGAAGCGTAGTTGGAGAGGCACTTGTTACAGACCCACGTATTGCGGCTATTACCTTTACTGGCAGCCCAGAGGTTGGAATCTCTCTAAAGGGAAAAGCAGGATTAAAACGCGTTACTTTAGAATTAGGCTCCAATGCGGCACTGATTATCAATGATGATGTAGAGTTGACCCAAGAGCTGATTGATCGTTGTACATTTGGTGCATTCACATTTGCAGGACAGGTTTGTATTTCTGTACAACGGATATTTGTACACGAGAGCAAATTTGCAGACTTTGTGGAAAAGATGAAGCTAGCCGCAGAGAAGATGGTAGTGGGAGATCCGCTTGATGAGGCAACGGATCTGTCCTCCTTAATAGCTCCAAAAGAAATTGATCGAATGGAGGAATGGGTTAGTCAGGCTCAGAGCTTAGGTGCTAACGTGGTGACAGGTGGGAAAAGACTGGCTGAGCGTTTGTATGCACCAACGATTCTAACCGATGTGCCTACTCATGCAAAGGTATCTTGCCAAGAAGTGTTTGGACCACTAGTAATGATAACCCCATTTTCAACATTAGATGAAGCAATTGCAATGGTTAATGATTCTCGTTATGGCCTACAGGCAGGTATTTATACAAATAATATTCATGCAGCGATGAAAGCGGCCGAAGAGCTTGAGGTCGGTGGCGTCATGATTAATGATTTTCCAACATTCCGCGTAGATAACATGCCGTATGGTGGTGTTAAGGAAAGCGGTTTTGGTCGTGAGGGCATTAAATATGCTGTTGAAGAAATGACTGAATTAAAGCTAATCAGTATCAAGTTATAA
- a CDS encoding DUF1284 domain-containing protein produces the protein MVTDRDAKNSITLRGHHLLCVHGFRGMGYSPAFAVKMKEIVERIRDHQDDFPIRVVHALDDTCQYCPNKGEGICVADPTSEEHVQAMDLAALEQLGLIPGHIYRKSELIERTKNRVEPADLDRICAGCSWLSYGVCKKGVALLKENKYMEIDAI, from the coding sequence GTGGTAACAGATAGAGATGCCAAAAATAGTATTACATTACGCGGACATCATTTATTGTGTGTACATGGGTTTAGGGGAATGGGTTATAGCCCGGCCTTTGCGGTCAAAATGAAGGAGATTGTTGAAAGAATTAGGGATCATCAAGACGATTTCCCTATTCGAGTGGTTCATGCTTTAGATGATACCTGTCAATATTGTCCGAATAAAGGAGAAGGGATTTGTGTAGCTGACCCAACCTCAGAAGAGCATGTGCAGGCAATGGATTTGGCTGCTCTTGAGCAACTGGGTCTGATACCTGGACATATATACCGCAAGTCTGAATTGATTGAGCGGACAAAAAACAGGGTGGAGCCTGCCGACTTAGATCGGATTTGTGCAGGCTGCTCTTGGTTATCTTACGGTGTTTGCAAAAAAGGAGTTGCGTTGCTAAAGGAAAACAAGTACATGGAGATAGATGCCATTTGA
- a CDS encoding ACT domain-containing protein, whose protein sequence is MTDYSGLRSLAKLVERFESNMEQVTLTIMTADDREQIVTLLLAGLHELNPDMQIKIENSTGEYASHVAQLIVGDNKYVFSKDYRETFISEMNVYACRITAETHGLLVYHHDYPGVIHDVSRILAQHEINISKLNVSREQKGKLALLVSLTDEEIPAEAIEQIETLPNVTKAISLQ, encoded by the coding sequence ATGACAGACTACTCAGGGCTACGCTCATTGGCTAAATTAGTGGAGCGTTTTGAGTCCAACATGGAACAAGTAACACTTACCATCATGACCGCAGATGACCGAGAGCAAATTGTTACTTTGTTACTTGCCGGATTGCACGAATTAAATCCAGATATGCAAATAAAAATAGAAAATAGTACAGGGGAATACGCCAGTCATGTTGCCCAGCTTATCGTGGGAGACAACAAGTATGTGTTCTCCAAGGATTATAGAGAAACCTTTATAAGTGAGATGAATGTATACGCGTGCCGTATAACAGCAGAGACTCATGGGTTATTGGTGTACCATCATGATTACCCTGGCGTTATTCACGATGTTTCACGTATTTTGGCGCAGCATGAAATTAACATTTCAAAATTGAACGTCTCTCGTGAACAAAAGGGAAAGCTGGCGTTGCTGGTTTCACTAACGGATGAGGAGATACCAGCCGAAGCAATTGAACAGATTGAAACGTTGCCTAATGTTACGAAAGCGATTTCATTGCAGTAA
- the coxB gene encoding cytochrome c oxidase subunit II — MMRRLQQVGRLLPMLVMVALLLTGCGDPYLSALQPKGTVAGMQYDLIKLSVTIMLGVFTVVVVIFTYVLIRYRKRKGDNSIPEQIEGNHKLEIIWTVIPFILLIVLAIPMVSTTFTLAKDYSNDKDALQVKVTGHQFWWEFEYPDLKINTAQELYIPVNKKAYLSLEASDVIHSFWVPALGGKKDTNPGMTNHMWLESPVEGTFQGRCAELCGPSHALMDFKVKVVSQEEFDKWVVQMTKGENAPAENKAVATQGEEVFKQSCISCHAVDGNGGKIGPDLTNFGNRQTVAGVLPNDKQHVAEWLKDPESVKPGNLMPNLKLNDDQVDALVEYLSSLKRQ, encoded by the coding sequence ATGATGAGACGATTGCAGCAAGTCGGGCGCCTGCTTCCTATGTTAGTAATGGTAGCGCTTTTACTAACTGGATGTGGCGACCCTTATCTGTCTGCACTGCAGCCTAAAGGGACTGTAGCAGGCATGCAATATGACTTGATTAAGCTTAGTGTTACCATCATGTTAGGCGTCTTCACTGTGGTTGTCGTTATCTTTACCTATGTATTGATCCGATACCGTAAACGTAAGGGCGATAACAGTATTCCAGAACAAATCGAAGGAAACCACAAGTTAGAAATTATTTGGACGGTTATCCCTTTCATTCTTTTGATTGTTCTTGCGATTCCGATGGTTTCGACAACATTTACATTGGCAAAGGATTATTCAAACGACAAGGATGCTCTTCAAGTCAAGGTAACAGGACACCAATTCTGGTGGGAGTTTGAATATCCAGATTTAAAAATTAACACTGCTCAGGAATTATACATCCCTGTCAACAAAAAAGCGTACCTTTCTTTAGAGGCTTCTGATGTTATTCACTCTTTCTGGGTACCAGCACTGGGCGGTAAAAAAGATACAAACCCAGGTATGACCAACCATATGTGGCTAGAAAGTCCAGTTGAAGGAACCTTCCAAGGACGATGTGCCGAGCTCTGTGGTCCGTCTCATGCTTTGATGGATTTCAAAGTAAAGGTTGTATCACAAGAAGAGTTTGATAAATGGGTAGTACAAATGACAAAAGGTGAAAATGCACCTGCTGAAAATAAAGCTGTTGCAACGCAAGGGGAAGAAGTCTTTAAACAAAGCTGTATTTCCTGCCATGCTGTTGATGGCAATGGTGGTAAAATTGGTCCAGACTTAACTAATTTTGGTAATCGCCAAACTGTAGCAGGTGTGTTGCCTAACGACAAGCAACACGTTGCTGAATGGTTGAAGGACCCAGAATCAGTGAAGCCTGGTAACTTGATGCCTAACCTGAAGTTAAATGATGATCAGGTGGATGCTCTTGTTGAATACCTGTCCAGCTTGAAACGTCAATAA